The genomic segment ACACGATGGTGGAGGTTGCTGAACGAGCTGCACGATAGCGAATTTCCAAAATTTGGCTCACACACCCATAACATTGTAGCCATTTATACAACCCTAACACCCTTTGGATTTCCAGAGGAGCGTAAGATTCCAAAACATTTTAAAAAGAAGCTTCAGAACAAACTTAATCAGCTTTCAAATAACAGGGCAATAAAGGAGTCTATTCCCGATTGGCTCGATGAACTAGGTTTTAAGGAACTGGGCGAAAAGTGGCCAAAGGAGATTCATAGCTTAAATCATAAAGCCCCAATAGTCCTAAGAACAAACCTTTTAAAAACGAACGTTCAAGAGCTTAATAATTTTTTAAAACGTGAGGGGTATAAAACAAAAATAATTCCCAACACCCACGCCATACTGCTAACCGAATCGGCCAACATTTTTAAATCCGAGGCATTTAAGCTTGGAATGTTTGAGCAGCAGGATTTTTCATCGCAGCAAGTAGTTCCATTTTTAAATGTGGAACCGGGAATGCGTGTTATTGATGCTTGTGCCGGGAATGGTGGAAAAACATTGCACCTGGCAAGCCTAATGAATAATCAGGGAAGAATTATTGCCCTTGATACTGCCCCATGGAAACTTGAAGAGCTTAAAAGAAGGTCAAGAAAGGCTGGGGTTACAAATGTTGAGACCAAAGCCATAGAATCAACAAAAACGATAAAACGTTTACAGGATAGTGCCGATAGGTTGCTGATTGACGCCCCATGCTCGGGTCTGGGAGTGCTTAAGCGTAACCCAGACTCCAAATGGCGGTTGACTCCTGAAAATATTGCTGAGTTACGAAAAACTCAAAGACAAATACTTGAAAAGTATTGGTCAATGATTAAGGTTGGGGGCTGCATGGTTTATGCTACCTGTAGTATTCTACCGTCTGAGAATGAAGAGCAGGTTAAATGGTTCCTGGATCAAATGAATGGCCGCTTTGTACTGGAAGAGGAAAAAAACCTATCCCCATCCCAAACAGGATTTGATGGGTTCTACATGGCTCGACTGAAACGCATTGATTAGGTTGCTACTCCTCTACAATATGCCCAATTAATGTGGCAGGGGTGCAATCTGTTACCTCTACAAAAACAAACTCTCCAATTTTGTGGTTCTCCTTAGGGAATACAACTACCTTATTCTGGCTGGTTCGGCCAAAAAATTCATCTTTTGACTTTTTGGACTCTCCTTCAATAAGCACCTCAAAACGTTTGCCCACATCGTTTTTCTTGCTTTGCTCGGAAAGTTTACCTTGTAGTTCAATGATTTCCATTAATCTGCGAGTTTTAACCTCCTCGGGAACATCGTCCTTTAACTGGCGAGCAGCCTTTGTGTTAGGTCTCTCGGAGTACTTGAACATGTATGCAAAGTCAAAACCCACTTCACGCATAATGCTGAGGGTCATATCGTGATCGACCTCGGTTTCCGTGCAGAAACCAGCTATAATATCGGTTGATATAGAGCAATCGGGGATAATGGAGCGTATAGCTTTTATTCTGTCGAGGTAATCCTCCCGGGTGTACTTGCGGTTCATTAGCTGAAGAATGCGGGTAGAGCCAGATTGAACGGGGAGATGAATATGGTTGCAAATGTTCTCGTACATGGCCATGGTGTAAAGCACCTCATTGGTTAAATCCTTGGGGTGTGAGGTGGAAAAGCGAACCCTTAACCGTGGGTCAACCAGGGCAACCATTTCGAGCAAATCGGAAAAGCTTATCTTTTGCTTAACCAAGCCTTTCTGCTCCTCCCAGTGGTAGGAGTTTACATTTTGGCCAAGGAGAGTAACCTCGCGGTAACCAGCATCAACTAGTTCCTGAACCTCCCTTACAATGGTATGGGGATCGCGGCTTCGCTCTGCTCCACGTGTGTAAGGTACAACACAGTAGGAACACATGTTGTTGCATCCGCGCATGATTGAAACAAAGGCTGAAACTCCATTTTTATCGAGCCGAACAGGGCTAATATCGGCATAGGTTTCCTCCCGGGAAAGTAAAACATTGATGCCCTTTTGACCATCCTCGGCAGCACGCAGCAGAACCGGTAGTTCACGGTAAGCATCGGGGCCAACCACCAAATCAACTACTTTCTTTTCTTCTAAAAGCTGATCCTTTAGCCGTTCGGCCATACAGCCCAATACCCCAACCAACACCGATGGCTTTGACTTCTTTACCTGCCCGAATAAATCAATTCGTCCAAACACACGTGTTTCAGCATTCTCACGAATGGAGCAGGTGTTTATCAGGATAACATCGGCTTCGTTAATGTTGCTAGTTATTGCGTATCCATTGGCTATTAGAATTGATGCCACAACCTCGCTATCGTTCACATTCATCTGGCAGCCATAGGTTTCAATATAAACCTTAGGACGGCTACTATCATCGCTCAGCGCACTCTCAAAAATGCTGGCATCTTCGGCATTAAAATCCATTGGAAATCTTATTTTTTTGCAAAGGTAAGAATTTATGAATATTTTGCTTTAGGTGTATAAAGTGATACAAATCAATAGAGGCTAAATATTTTTGTTAAGCGCAAGTTTGTAGCTAACTTTGCACTTTACCTGTGACAAAAATAAAAAACTATGAGTGGACATAATAAATGGTCAACCATTAAACGCAAGAAAGGGGCTCTTGATGCCAAGCGTTCAAAGGAATTCTCTAGGATAATCAAGGAAATATCCGTTGCTGTAAAGGAGGGAGGGGCTGACCCTGAGGGTAACCCACGATTAAGGCTTGCCATTAACAACGCCAAAGGGGTAAACATGCCCAAGGAGAATATCCTAAGGGCTATTACTAAGGCTGAGAAAGATCCTGAAAACCTTCAGGAACTTACCTTTGAGGGCTATGGTCCGGGAGGCATTGCCATCTTTATTGAGTGCCTTACCGATAATAACAACCGAACCATTAGCGCAGTCCGTTCAACCCTGACAAAAAAAGGTGGAAACCTTGGAACCAACGGTTCGCTGGCATTCCTTTTTAGCCGAAAAGGTATCTTTACCATTGCAAAGGATAAAATCAACCTTGATGAGGTGGAACTCGATCTTATTGATGCCGGGGCCCAAAACATCGATGACAATGGTGATTTCTATGTGGTTACTACCGAAATGGAAGATTTTGGCAGAATGAATAAAAAGCTTGAGGAACTGAAAATAGAGGTGGAAAATGCCAGCTTGCAACGTATTCCTAACGATTTCAAATCGGTTGATAAGGACACTGCCATAAAGTTCCTGAAGTTGGTTGAGGAACTAGAGGATAACGACGACGTTCAGCAGGTTTACCATAACCTGGAGCTTACCGATGAGGTGATGGCTGCCATGGATAACGAGTAAACACAATAAAACCTTTTACTCCCCAATGCTGGGGAGTTTTTTTATTTTAGTATACACTGTATCAACGTGGCCAATCAATCATATTACTTTTGTGGGTATGGTATAACATTTGCTCTTACTAATTAAAACATAAAACATGAAGAATTTTTCTTTTAATTTACTTCTTTCCATTTTACTATTTGCGTTAGCAGGCTGTGGTAAATACAACGATTTAAATATCCATGGTGTTAAGGAGTATAGATTTAGGGGGATGAAGGATGGTGTAATATTCCTAAACCTAACGCTCGAAGTTGAAAACCCTAACCGGAAATCAATTGTAATAAAAGATATTCACTTTAAAGCTTGGCTAAACAATAGGGAACTTGGAAAGTTAAGAAGTAGCCATAAATTGAAAATAGAGGGCAAAAGCCGAAAAGATTATGAAGTCCCATTAGAGATTGTGCTCCGTACCCCAGCCGATGCATTTAAACTTATAGGCGAAGGGAAAAACCTGATTAACGTAATAGAGGTTGAAGGCTACATTAAAGGGGGAAATTTCCCTGTTGTAAAAAAAATTAACATCCCCCGGCAGCCACTAAGCGAACTAGCCAACTCATTCCAAAAGAAATTTGTTATTACAGATACTCTTTCGGTTCAACCTGCTGTAATGCCATAGATAAATTTTTGCTATTTTTGCAAAGAAATTATACTCTTTATGAGGAAAATTTTCCTACTTCTAGTGTTTCTCGGTTTAAGTTTTGGCATTTTTGCCCAAAACACAAACGGTACCACGCCCATACCAATAGTTAATGAGCTTCAAGCACAAAAGGCTGGAGAAGGTACAGTAACTATCAGGCAGAGCGAATCAATTACTCAAATCCATAACATTCGCTACTTGCATAATGCCAAATCGCCGGGGATGGAAGGATACAGGATCCGAATATTCTTTGAACTGGGACAGTTTGCCCGGAAAAATTCCGAAGATATCATGCAGGCCTTCATGGAAAAATATCCCGGAGTGCCTGTGTACCAGAATTACCAAAACCCATACTGGAAGGTATCAGTGGGCGATTACCGCTCGCGCGAAGAGGCTATCAAGTTTTACAACCAGATTATAAAGGATTACCCCAAAGCTTTCATTATTCCTGAACATATAAATTTTCCACCTCTAAATTAGTATGGCAACACCAGCAATCCGGCAACTGCAAAAGACTTCGCTAAAGATCCGCCAGGATGTAATTCGAAGCCTGACGGCCGCCGGATCGGGACACCTGGGAGGCTCACTTGGTCTTGCCGATGTTTTCACCGTTCTATACTTTAACACCCTAAACCATTTCCCTAAAGAACCAAACCACCCTAACCGCGATAGGCTAATCCTTTCCATTGGTCATGTTGCGCCAGTTTTGTACGCAACGCTTGCTAATGCAGGATACTTCCCGCATGAGGAACTGCTTACCTTACGCAAGCTAGGTTCACGGCTGCAAGGCCATCCGGGACGCGATCACGGTTTACCCGGAATTGAACTCTCAGCCGGTTCGTTAGGTCAGGGGTTATCGGTTGCTGTTGGTATGGCGCTCAGCGCTAAAATTGATAATTCCCAATGGCAAGTGTACTCTGTGCATGGCGATGGCGAACTACAGGAAGGATCCATTTGGGAGGCTGCCATGAGCGCCGCTCACTACAAACTCGATAACCTGACTGCCATTGTTGATCGAAATTTCTGTCAGATTGATGGCTACACCCATAAAGTAATGGAACTTGAGCCCCTTAAACTTAAATGGGAGGCATTTGGGTGGCACGTATTTGAATGCAATGGCAATAGTATTGATGAGCTAATTGATGTTTTTGGTAAAACCCGCAACATC from the Tenuifilum sp. 4138str genome contains:
- a CDS encoding YebC/PmpR family DNA-binding transcriptional regulator, producing the protein MSGHNKWSTIKRKKGALDAKRSKEFSRIIKEISVAVKEGGADPEGNPRLRLAINNAKGVNMPKENILRAITKAEKDPENLQELTFEGYGPGGIAIFIECLTDNNNRTISAVRSTLTKKGGNLGTNGSLAFLFSRKGIFTIAKDKINLDEVELDLIDAGAQNIDDNGDFYVVTTEMEDFGRMNKKLEELKIEVENASLQRIPNDFKSVDKDTAIKFLKLVEELEDNDDVQQVYHNLELTDEVMAAMDNE
- a CDS encoding transketolase — translated: MATPAIRQLQKTSLKIRQDVIRSLTAAGSGHLGGSLGLADVFTVLYFNTLNHFPKEPNHPNRDRLILSIGHVAPVLYATLANAGYFPHEELLTLRKLGSRLQGHPGRDHGLPGIELSAGSLGQGLSVAVGMALSAKIDNSQWQVYSVHGDGELQEGSIWEAAMSAAHYKLDNLTAIVDRNFCQIDGYTHKVMELEPLKLKWEAFGWHVFECNGNSIDELIDVFGKTRNITGKPKVIIAKTQMGFGVNSIQGDYRWHGKAPTPQDAEKFLEELEKYYHELIHG
- a CDS encoding RsmB/NOP family class I SAM-dependent RNA methyltransferase codes for the protein MGSVFETAGRALGEVVYQNRNLDQVISYWIAQNKLWEPFDKYQFAVIVEETTRWWRLLNELHDSEFPKFGSHTHNIVAIYTTLTPFGFPEERKIPKHFKKKLQNKLNQLSNNRAIKESIPDWLDELGFKELGEKWPKEIHSLNHKAPIVLRTNLLKTNVQELNNFLKREGYKTKIIPNTHAILLTESANIFKSEAFKLGMFEQQDFSSQQVVPFLNVEPGMRVIDACAGNGGKTLHLASLMNNQGRIIALDTAPWKLEELKRRSRKAGVTNVETKAIESTKTIKRLQDSADRLLIDAPCSGLGVLKRNPDSKWRLTPENIAELRKTQRQILEKYWSMIKVGGCMVYATCSILPSENEEQVKWFLDQMNGRFVLEEEKNLSPSQTGFDGFYMARLKRID
- a CDS encoding SPOR domain-containing protein, translating into MRKIFLLLVFLGLSFGIFAQNTNGTTPIPIVNELQAQKAGEGTVTIRQSESITQIHNIRYLHNAKSPGMEGYRIRIFFELGQFARKNSEDIMQAFMEKYPGVPVYQNYQNPYWKVSVGDYRSREEAIKFYNQIIKDYPKAFIIPEHINFPPLN
- the miaB gene encoding tRNA (N6-isopentenyl adenosine(37)-C2)-methylthiotransferase MiaB translates to MDFNAEDASIFESALSDDSSRPKVYIETYGCQMNVNDSEVVASILIANGYAITSNINEADVILINTCSIRENAETRVFGRIDLFGQVKKSKPSVLVGVLGCMAERLKDQLLEEKKVVDLVVGPDAYRELPVLLRAAEDGQKGINVLLSREETYADISPVRLDKNGVSAFVSIMRGCNNMCSYCVVPYTRGAERSRDPHTIVREVQELVDAGYREVTLLGQNVNSYHWEEQKGLVKQKISFSDLLEMVALVDPRLRVRFSTSHPKDLTNEVLYTMAMYENICNHIHLPVQSGSTRILQLMNRKYTREDYLDRIKAIRSIIPDCSISTDIIAGFCTETEVDHDMTLSIMREVGFDFAYMFKYSERPNTKAARQLKDDVPEEVKTRRLMEIIELQGKLSEQSKKNDVGKRFEVLIEGESKKSKDEFFGRTSQNKVVVFPKENHKIGEFVFVEVTDCTPATLIGHIVEE
- a CDS encoding LEA type 2 family protein — its product is MKNFSFNLLLSILLFALAGCGKYNDLNIHGVKEYRFRGMKDGVIFLNLTLEVENPNRKSIVIKDIHFKAWLNNRELGKLRSSHKLKIEGKSRKDYEVPLEIVLRTPADAFKLIGEGKNLINVIEVEGYIKGGNFPVVKKINIPRQPLSELANSFQKKFVITDTLSVQPAVMP